The following are from one region of the Pleurodeles waltl isolate 20211129_DDA chromosome 4_1, aPleWal1.hap1.20221129, whole genome shotgun sequence genome:
- the CHST11 gene encoding carbohydrate sulfotransferase 11 isoform X3: MRRNPFGMDICCRKGSRSPLQELYNPIQLELSSTAVMHQIRRDQVTDTCRANSVSSRKRRVLTPNDLKHLVVDEDHEMIYCYVPKVACTNWKRVMMVLTGRGKYSDPMEIPANEAHVAGNLKTLNQYSISEINHRLKTYMKFLFVREPFERLVSAYRNKFTQKYNTSFHKRYGTKIIRRQRKNATQEAVRSGDDVKFEEFVAYLIDPHTQREEPFNEHWQTVFSLCHPCHIHYDLIGKYETLEEDSNYILQLAGVGNFLKFPTFAKSTRTTDEMTAEFFQNISSEHQAQLFDLYKLDYLMFNYSMPSYLKLE; the protein is encoded by the coding sequence TTGGAGCTCTCCAGCACTGCAGTAATGCATCAGATAAGGAGGGACCAGGTAACGGACACCTGTCGAGCCAATAGTGTCTCCAGCAGGAAAAGGCGTGTTTTAACACCAAACGACCTCAAGCACTTAGTGGTGGATGAAGACCATGAAATGATCTATTGCTATGTGCCCAAAGTGGCTTGTACAAACTGGAAGAGAGTCATGATGGTGCTTACTGGAAGGGGCAAATACAGTGACCCCATGGAAATACCAGCCAACGAGGCGCATGTGGCCGGAAACCTGAAAACCCTCAACCAATATAGCATTTCGGAGATCAACCACCGCTTAAAAACCTATATGAAGTTTCTCTTTGTCCGTGAGCCTTTTGAGAGGCTAGTATCAGCCTACAGAAATAAGTTCACCCAAAAGTATAATACCTCCTTTCACAAGCGGTATGGAACAAAGATCATCAGGCGGCAGAGGAAGAATGCCACCCAGGAGGCTGTGCGCAGTGGTGACGATGTCAAGTTTGAAGAGTTTGTAGCCTATCTGATAGACCCTCATACCCAAAGAGAAGAACCTTTTAATGAGCACTGGCAGACTGTATTCTCGCTGTGCCACCCTTGCCACATCCATTATGACCTGATAGGCAAATATGAGACGCTGGAAGAGGACTCCAACTACATCTTGCAGCTGGCGGGAGTAGGCAATTTCTTGAAGTTCCCCACCTTTGCCAAGTCTACAAGAACTACTGATGAAATGACAGCCGAGTTCTTCCAGAACATCAGTTCAGAACACCAGGCGCAATTGTTTGATCTCTATAAACTGGATTATTTAATGTTCAActactctatgccaagctacctgaAACTGGAGTGA